In a single window of the Desulfovibrio mangrovi genome:
- a CDS encoding SGNH/GDSL hydrolase family protein, with the protein MQEEDVVGSVLFFRTWCREGSIMRVRMLILLFFVVVICLVGGRLGNSLLKRLHSLRVEPVACPSAVFPNASAESVSILMLGDSRVQLWREPKVGAGYFVINAAVGGYTTAQVRIQTEICGLPAADYAFVQVGINDVYSSCFLDVDRDVVVAKAKHNIEEMARKLSGVVRVLVLSTVAPPGTPDLIRRMYVDERLWDDVAELNRFIVNLCRRNGYRLIDLNGLLSGHDKRRLDEKFVDRDFFLHFNEKAYGVLDIEFGRIIKGEACER; encoded by the coding sequence GTGCAGGAAGAAGACGTTGTTGGATCTGTTTTGTTCTTCCGGACTTGGTGTCGAGAGGGAAGCATTATGCGTGTTCGAATGTTGATACTGCTGTTTTTCGTGGTTGTCATATGTCTTGTTGGGGGGCGGTTGGGCAACAGTCTGTTGAAGCGACTTCATTCACTACGTGTTGAACCTGTTGCGTGTCCGTCCGCTGTGTTCCCTAATGCTTCGGCTGAATCTGTTTCCATTTTGATGTTGGGTGATTCGAGGGTTCAGCTTTGGAGGGAGCCCAAGGTTGGGGCGGGGTATTTCGTGATCAATGCTGCTGTGGGGGGGTATACGACGGCTCAGGTGAGGATTCAGACGGAAATATGTGGTCTTCCTGCTGCGGATTATGCCTTTGTTCAGGTAGGGATCAATGATGTCTACTCGTCTTGCTTTCTTGATGTTGACCGGGATGTCGTCGTGGCAAAGGCAAAACATAACATCGAAGAAATGGCACGTAAGCTTAGTGGAGTTGTTCGTGTGCTTGTTCTTTCTACAGTAGCGCCTCCGGGGACTCCGGATCTGATTCGACGGATGTATGTTGATGAAAGGCTTTGGGATGATGTGGCAGAGCTTAATAGGTTTATTGTTAACCTGTGCAGGCGTAATGGCTATCGTTTGATTGATTTGAATGGCCTTCTTTCTGGTCATGACAAACGTCGTCTGGACGAGAAGTTTGTTGATAGAGACTTTTTTCTGCATTTTAATGAAAAGGCATATGGTGTGTTGGATATTGAGTTTGGGAGGATTATCAAAGGAGAAGCTTGTGAAAGATAG
- a CDS encoding N-acyl amino acid synthase FeeM domain-containing protein codes for MQTGQDRRRTIRIRRSSLLQCKLGNIDRPAIKIAEEADEYKQAFRIIYDEYLKETYAKPHASKMLYSAYSMLPKSVTFIFKSYLEVLSTVTLVQDTKLFGLPMDSLYKDEIQALRDSGRKVAEIANLATRRVHRWSNLMIYLARALYRYALFCKVDDVVIMVNPKHVRFYKDILLFEDFGEEKHYEAVGAPAVALRANMDSFSKSLAGAYAEADFETDLYSFFVKINHAENEPEVEYSAEKNRLMDMQLASELFDARPDLLRSLNPKQREYLEVVYHQALFCGGLFGEGEIIGHA; via the coding sequence ATGCAAACCGGACAAGACAGACGCCGTACCATCCGCATCCGCCGGTCATCCCTGCTGCAGTGCAAGCTGGGGAACATTGACCGTCCGGCCATAAAGATCGCGGAAGAGGCGGATGAATATAAGCAGGCGTTCCGCATCATCTATGATGAATATCTGAAAGAAACCTATGCCAAGCCTCACGCCAGCAAGATGCTGTACAGCGCATACAGCATGTTGCCAAAGAGCGTGACCTTCATCTTCAAATCGTATCTGGAGGTGTTATCAACGGTAACACTTGTTCAGGATACCAAGTTGTTCGGCCTGCCCATGGACAGTCTGTACAAGGATGAGATCCAGGCGTTGCGTGACTCTGGAAGAAAGGTGGCAGAGATCGCCAACCTGGCAACCAGAAGAGTGCACAGGTGGTCCAACTTGATGATCTATCTGGCAAGGGCTCTCTATAGGTATGCCCTGTTCTGCAAGGTAGACGACGTAGTTATCATGGTGAATCCCAAGCACGTGCGGTTCTATAAGGACATATTGCTGTTCGAGGATTTTGGCGAAGAGAAGCATTATGAGGCGGTGGGGGCACCTGCCGTGGCCTTGCGTGCGAACATGGACTCCTTCAGCAAAAGTCTGGCTGGGGCATACGCCGAAGCGGATTTTGAGACGGATCTCTACAGTTTCTTCGTCAAGATCAACCATGCTGAGAATGAACCGGAAGTGGAATATTCCGCAGAGAAGAACCGGCTGATGGATATGCAGCTTGCCAGTGAGCTTTTCGATGCCCGTCCGGATCTATTGCGAAGTCTCAATCCGAAGCAGCGGGAATACCTGGAGGTGGTTTACCACCAGGCGTTGTTTTGCGGAGGGCTCTTTGGGGAAGGAGAGATAATTGGACATGCCTGA
- a CDS encoding glycosyltransferase family 4 protein, which produces MKRRVLVVENGAGFGGALTSLASLAAALPADRWELHLITSYPQDHIGEHGAVRKVVVMPRQRRYGAGSSDQQALQKFLGKRAGNAAFLIDHLTTGRRYGVRIAQYIRDNGIELVHCNNGVLINDAVVLGARKAHVPCVVHSRGPEYPGRVSAWLAGLVDIFMPVSGFIADTVRAVGVPEERIVVVPEGIDAAGFMKGADAEAFRRAYAIPSGVPLVGMVGCLVGWKGHDVFLDACTRFMSRSDALAVIVGGEPAGSAGDGMLARLKSRAAALGVGERVFFTGHCTQVASAMAACDVVVHASTIPEPFGRVMLEAMAAGTAVVCTRAGGPAEVVRDRENGLLVAPADAAEMAQGVLRLLENADLRSELAAEGLKTCGEYSIQRHVDLVERVYGGLLQGR; this is translated from the coding sequence ACCGTTGGGAGCTTCATCTCATTACGTCATACCCGCAGGATCATATCGGTGAACACGGGGCCGTGCGCAAGGTCGTGGTGATGCCCCGGCAACGGAGGTATGGGGCGGGAAGTTCTGACCAGCAGGCCCTTCAGAAGTTTTTGGGAAAACGGGCCGGAAACGCGGCGTTTCTTATTGATCACCTGACCACAGGCAGACGGTATGGCGTGAGGATTGCGCAATACATTCGGGATAACGGCATTGAGCTTGTGCACTGCAATAACGGCGTGCTCATAAACGACGCCGTCGTACTGGGAGCCCGCAAGGCGCATGTGCCCTGCGTGGTGCATTCCCGTGGTCCCGAGTATCCGGGGCGCGTGTCGGCATGGCTTGCCGGATTGGTGGACATATTCATGCCGGTGTCGGGATTCATTGCCGATACCGTGCGGGCCGTGGGCGTGCCGGAAGAACGTATAGTGGTCGTTCCCGAAGGGATAGACGCGGCAGGCTTTATGAAAGGCGCGGATGCGGAAGCGTTCAGGCGCGCATACGCCATTCCATCCGGCGTGCCTCTGGTGGGAATGGTGGGCTGTCTTGTTGGCTGGAAAGGGCACGATGTGTTTCTGGACGCCTGCACCCGGTTCATGTCCCGAAGCGACGCCCTTGCCGTTATTGTCGGCGGGGAACCCGCCGGGAGCGCAGGCGACGGTATGCTTGCCCGCCTGAAAAGCAGGGCTGCGGCTTTGGGGGTGGGAGAACGAGTCTTTTTTACGGGGCATTGCACGCAGGTGGCTTCCGCCATGGCGGCGTGCGATGTGGTGGTGCATGCGTCCACCATTCCTGAACCCTTTGGCCGCGTCATGCTGGAAGCCATGGCGGCCGGAACTGCTGTTGTATGCACCCGGGCGGGTGGCCCTGCTGAGGTTGTGAGGGACAGAGAGAACGGGCTTCTGGTTGCGCCTGCCGATGCCGCGGAAATGGCGCAGGGAGTCCTGCGGCTTCTTGAGAATGCGGACCTGCGTTCAGAGCTGGCGGCAGAAGGGCTCAAGACATGCGGGGAGTATTCCATTCAGCGGCATGTCGATCTGGTGGAGCGTGTTTACGGGGGGCTTCTGCAAGGGCGGTAG
- a CDS encoding glycosyltransferase family 4 protein translates to MPAPRSNEHIMIYHHRTQGVDAQGIHIHEMNKAFKDIGYSVHKVSLYDEEAVGSESRSGFLSRIVSALPGPVYELLELGYNIPGTLRLYLAVRKLRPRFIYERYSLYNLAGALVSRLTGTPLVLEVNAPLAYEKAKYGKLYCKRLAQRCETFAVNSAHTTIAVSEVLRGMLISEGGRADHITVMHNGVNPAEYPPAPAQSPSQAPDRLTLGFVGWFRDWHGLSELLITLDEQGAFRGNVHLMLIGDGPLRPRLEELIAGRGLTDHVTITGALGRQDLLRTLPKLDIALQPAAPPYASPMKLFEYMAAGKAIVAPAQANIREILTDGENGLLFTPGDWKNMVGRIMELIAEPALIRRIGDAARKDIEQNDRTWQGNAKRVEKLLKG, encoded by the coding sequence ATGCCCGCACCACGTTCCAACGAGCATATCATGATTTATCATCACCGGACACAAGGTGTTGATGCCCAGGGCATCCATATCCACGAGATGAACAAGGCATTCAAGGACATCGGCTATTCTGTTCACAAGGTGTCCCTCTATGATGAGGAAGCCGTTGGAAGCGAATCCCGTTCCGGCTTTCTCAGCCGCATAGTTTCAGCGCTGCCCGGGCCGGTGTATGAACTGCTTGAACTGGGCTACAACATTCCGGGAACGCTCCGCCTGTATCTGGCCGTCCGCAAACTGCGCCCGCGGTTCATCTATGAACGTTATTCCCTTTACAATCTTGCGGGAGCCCTCGTTTCCCGACTTACCGGAACGCCGCTCGTTCTGGAGGTCAACGCCCCCCTCGCCTACGAAAAAGCCAAGTACGGCAAGCTCTACTGCAAACGGCTTGCCCAGCGTTGCGAAACCTTCGCGGTGAACAGCGCCCATACGACCATCGCCGTCTCCGAGGTCCTTCGCGGCATGCTCATTTCCGAAGGAGGCAGAGCCGACCACATCACCGTGATGCATAACGGCGTCAATCCTGCGGAATACCCGCCTGCCCCTGCACAGTCTCCCTCTCAGGCCCCGGACAGACTCACCCTCGGTTTCGTGGGCTGGTTCCGGGACTGGCACGGTCTGAGCGAACTGCTCATTACCCTTGATGAACAAGGGGCCTTCCGGGGCAATGTCCATCTCATGCTCATCGGCGACGGCCCGCTGCGCCCCCGCCTTGAAGAGCTTATCGCCGGGCGGGGCCTTACCGACCACGTGACCATTACCGGGGCGCTCGGCAGGCAGGACCTGCTCCGTACGCTGCCGAAACTGGATATCGCCCTGCAGCCTGCCGCCCCCCCCTATGCCTCTCCCATGAAGCTCTTCGAATACATGGCCGCCGGAAAAGCCATTGTTGCGCCAGCTCAGGCCAACATCCGCGAGATACTCACCGACGGCGAAAACGGCCTGCTCTTCACTCCGGGCGACTGGAAGAATATGGTCGGCCGCATCATGGAACTGATCGCAGAACCAGCCCTGATTCGCCGCATCGGCGATGCCGCCCGCAAAGACATTGAGCAGAACGACAGGACATGGCAGGGCAACGCCAAGCGCGTTGAAAAGCTGCTGAAGGGATAG
- a CDS encoding ThiF family adenylyltransferase yields the protein MPDAGTEARKKLSSQGLDCHGSYVDAAFCRNLGLVDYAGQQKLHGTRIAIAGLGGVGGVHLMTLARTGIGAFNLADMDSFSVVNVNRQFGATLDSFGRPKLDVMVELARSVNPCICFKTFPDGISDANLDDFLKGVDIVVDGIDFFAFDIRRRLFKRAHDLGIPVITAGPLGFSTAVLVFMPDGMGFDEYFDINDTLPEMHRYLHFAMGLAPRATHLAYLDRQFVNIHEKRGPSLHLACQLCAAMAATEVVRIVLGKGRVRAVPCYAQFDPYAREFRKGRLLMGNRNPLQRLKIAVAKKLFLGGGGREGLVVPPVPSLVQRGEPVPANAVEYVMRAGMQAPSGDNVQPWRFLPFDGGIDVALHTEADHSFFNYDQIASLVACGAAVENMRLAAAATGLGPTVTLVPQPAEQSSHPVVARVEFSPDGQEREDVLHSAMWRRCTNRNMFGAKPLPHEVCDRLSGMVAQAKSGFDDIRLHWVTGKSERKALARAIFLADRIRVERRDLHEYFMSMVRFEKPSQKYGDGLPLKNLCAGLAGEQFLKLVRPWTAMRIANMAGVGRLMPMHSALGIMRSGGAGLLTIGKVDMPSILQGGQAIERVWIMLEHMGFAFQPMTAITLFRLREMLEGDGAFSELHRGFMKEAWGIVSALFPEANGRIPLMLFRTGRGPRLRYGTYRRELHTLMLQR from the coding sequence ATGCCTGATGCAGGAACCGAAGCAAGGAAGAAGCTCTCCAGCCAGGGGCTCGATTGCCACGGCAGTTATGTGGATGCAGCCTTTTGCCGCAATCTCGGGCTGGTTGACTATGCGGGGCAGCAAAAACTGCATGGCACCCGCATAGCCATAGCCGGATTGGGCGGTGTGGGCGGTGTGCACCTTATGACACTGGCCCGTACCGGCATTGGGGCGTTCAATCTGGCAGACATGGATTCCTTCTCCGTGGTGAACGTGAACCGTCAGTTCGGCGCAACGCTCGACTCTTTCGGCAGGCCCAAGCTGGACGTGATGGTGGAGCTGGCCCGCTCCGTCAATCCCTGCATCTGTTTCAAGACCTTCCCTGACGGGATTTCCGATGCCAATCTGGATGACTTTCTGAAAGGGGTTGATATCGTCGTCGACGGTATCGATTTTTTTGCCTTTGACATTCGCAGGCGTCTGTTCAAGCGTGCCCATGACCTTGGAATTCCTGTCATAACGGCAGGCCCTTTGGGGTTCAGTACGGCAGTGCTGGTTTTCATGCCGGACGGCATGGGGTTTGATGAGTACTTTGATATCAACGACACCCTGCCGGAGATGCACAGGTACCTGCATTTCGCCATGGGGCTTGCGCCCCGGGCAACCCATCTTGCCTACCTCGACAGACAATTCGTGAATATTCATGAGAAGCGTGGACCTTCCTTGCATCTGGCCTGCCAGCTCTGTGCTGCCATGGCAGCAACAGAGGTTGTACGCATCGTGCTTGGCAAGGGGCGGGTGCGCGCTGTGCCCTGCTATGCCCAGTTTGATCCCTATGCAAGAGAGTTCAGGAAAGGCAGGCTGCTGATGGGGAATCGCAACCCCTTGCAAAGGCTCAAGATTGCGGTGGCCAAAAAGCTGTTCCTCGGAGGCGGAGGTAGGGAAGGACTTGTGGTTCCTCCTGTTCCATCATTGGTACAGAGAGGGGAGCCTGTGCCTGCAAATGCCGTGGAATATGTCATGCGCGCAGGCATGCAGGCTCCTTCCGGCGACAATGTGCAGCCGTGGCGCTTTCTTCCCTTTGATGGAGGGATTGATGTTGCACTGCACACGGAGGCTGATCACTCGTTCTTCAACTATGACCAGATAGCATCGCTTGTGGCATGTGGTGCCGCAGTGGAGAATATGCGTCTTGCCGCTGCGGCGACAGGCTTGGGCCCGACAGTGACGCTTGTGCCGCAGCCTGCTGAGCAATCCTCTCATCCGGTTGTGGCGCGAGTAGAGTTTTCACCGGATGGGCAGGAACGGGAGGATGTGCTTCACAGCGCCATGTGGCGTCGTTGCACGAATCGCAATATGTTTGGCGCAAAGCCTTTGCCGCACGAAGTGTGCGACAGGCTTTCCGGCATGGTGGCACAGGCGAAGAGCGGCTTTGATGATATCAGGCTGCACTGGGTTACCGGAAAGTCCGAGCGAAAGGCCCTTGCGCGGGCGATATTCCTTGCGGACAGGATTCGTGTCGAACGGCGTGATCTGCATGAATATTTCATGTCCATGGTGCGTTTTGAAAAGCCTTCGCAGAAGTATGGGGATGGTCTGCCTCTGAAGAATCTGTGCGCGGGGTTGGCAGGAGAACAGTTCCTGAAACTCGTGCGTCCGTGGACAGCCATGCGTATCGCGAACATGGCGGGCGTAGGCAGGCTTATGCCCATGCATTCCGCGCTGGGCATCATGCGTTCAGGCGGCGCCGGTCTGCTGACCATAGGCAAGGTTGATATGCCGTCCATACTGCAAGGCGGGCAGGCCATTGAACGCGTCTGGATCATGCTGGAACATATGGGCTTCGCCTTCCAGCCCATGACGGCGATAACCCTGTTCCGGCTGCGTGAAATGCTTGAAGGCGACGGCGCTTTTTCCGAACTCCACAGAGGCTTCATGAAAGAAGCTTGGGGGATTGTCAGCGCATTGTTTCCCGAGGCCAACGGGCGCATACCGCTCATGCTGTTCCGGACGGGCAGGGGGCCTCGCCTCAGATATGGCACGTACCGGAGAGAACTGCATACCTTGATGCTGCAGAGGTGA
- a CDS encoding O-antigen ligase family protein has translation MVFYLVVGIMSFRRPALALILYYGTTIMNPQLHYPVFTLLPMAKISAGICLLACLVNARSLSFSLPKQLIFPIVFLLFSVVCTISAIDPSLAEKRFDEFINIGIMLFMVVWAVETRDDIDWLFWGVLCSFWFGVFKNLVETQTLGKWYAVGGTGGWISDSNDWALAVSMAVPLFYASCFHPRVKSKLLRVFMGCTLMAALLIITITSSRGGFLATGAAFCALMVTESKRMRAVAGMGVILLVVIAYMPDSYVGQIRSIFEIGDTASEVWHGDREFEKYTGGERVYFWRVALEIMREHPLTGIGWGNFIEQFALREGLEKGVVAHSTWFQIAAEAGAVALFAYVGMIVTAIISLLRSLKKAREQNDAVLATHVRALGAGIVAFVVGGSFISRENSELIFLYVIMGAMISQILSKQAAEAEQTKEAYKRIEHAAPVAELGSEVLAVSPADERHVLSESQSRYVARLRNKTRYVLKKDKAKEL, from the coding sequence ATGGTATTCTATCTTGTTGTCGGGATTATGTCTTTCAGGCGTCCTGCGCTTGCCCTGATATTGTATTATGGGACAACGATAATGAATCCGCAGCTTCATTATCCGGTATTCACCTTGTTGCCCATGGCCAAGATTTCTGCGGGTATTTGCCTGCTTGCATGTTTGGTCAATGCCCGGTCCTTGAGCTTTTCTCTGCCGAAACAGTTGATTTTTCCTATTGTTTTCCTGCTGTTTTCAGTGGTCTGCACTATTTCAGCCATAGACCCTTCCCTTGCCGAGAAACGCTTCGATGAGTTCATCAATATCGGCATAATGCTGTTCATGGTCGTGTGGGCCGTGGAAACGCGCGATGACATCGACTGGCTGTTCTGGGGGGTGCTGTGTAGCTTCTGGTTCGGTGTTTTCAAGAATCTGGTCGAGACCCAGACCTTGGGCAAATGGTATGCCGTGGGTGGTACCGGCGGCTGGATTTCAGATTCCAACGACTGGGCGTTGGCCGTGTCCATGGCTGTCCCCCTATTCTACGCTTCCTGCTTTCATCCCCGCGTCAAGTCCAAGTTGCTCAGGGTGTTCATGGGGTGCACCCTCATGGCGGCTCTGCTTATCATTACCATTACCTCGTCGCGGGGAGGATTCCTTGCGACCGGTGCGGCTTTCTGCGCTCTCATGGTTACCGAAAGCAAGAGGATGCGGGCCGTGGCCGGAATGGGGGTAATCCTGTTGGTGGTCATTGCCTACATGCCGGATAGTTATGTGGGGCAGATCCGCAGTATTTTCGAGATAGGAGATACAGCTTCGGAGGTCTGGCACGGTGATCGGGAATTTGAAAAGTACACGGGCGGTGAGCGGGTATATTTCTGGCGGGTTGCCCTTGAAATCATGCGGGAGCACCCATTGACAGGCATAGGCTGGGGAAATTTTATCGAGCAGTTTGCCCTGCGTGAAGGGCTTGAGAAAGGAGTCGTTGCACATAGCACCTGGTTTCAGATTGCGGCAGAGGCAGGCGCTGTGGCGTTGTTTGCCTACGTGGGCATGATCGTTACTGCCATTATCTCATTGCTCAGGTCGTTGAAAAAGGCGCGGGAGCAGAATGACGCCGTGCTCGCGACTCATGTGAGAGCATTGGGGGCGGGGATTGTGGCGTTTGTTGTGGGGGGGAGCTTTATCAGTCGGGAAAATTCCGAGTTGATCTTTCTGTATGTTATTATGGGGGCGATGATTTCCCAGATACTGTCAAAGCAGGCCGCAGAAGCTGAACAGACGAAGGAGGCATATAAAAGGATTGAACACGCTGCGCCTGTTGCTGAATTGGGGTCGGAGGTGCTGGCCGTATCTCCTGCGGACGAGAGGCATGTTTTGTCAGAGAGCCAGTCGCGTTATGTGGCGCGGTTGCGGAATAAAACGCGATATGTGTTGAAGAAGGACAAGGCAAAGGAGTTGTAG
- a CDS encoding GGDEF domain-containing protein, translated as MIKTLLNTPHFSRNAKVLGASLLFFPVGWLAIKYITTTETGACNVMPLFLYAAAYITIFVCLYVYSQHKLQDMILVDPLTKTYNNRFFFKALDVEFAKSKRNDQPLSIVHFTIVNARSLAKELGKTPDYIHRTFSEIVAGAIRTTDIFSRIDQNNYTLLLTNTDEIGAQVLARRLDAQVMSVFRKIKSTIPDAIAFGICSTGFEKCNSAIEVFDKATKALDAAKDSERNRIMSCTDGDCGPSVTVH; from the coding sequence ATGATCAAAACACTGCTCAACACACCGCATTTTTCCCGCAATGCCAAAGTGCTGGGAGCCTCACTCCTGTTCTTCCCTGTAGGCTGGCTTGCAATCAAATACATTACGACCACCGAAACCGGCGCGTGCAACGTCATGCCCCTTTTCCTGTACGCCGCAGCATACATAACCATTTTTGTCTGCCTATACGTCTATTCCCAGCACAAACTTCAGGACATGATCCTCGTTGACCCGCTTACCAAAACCTATAACAACCGCTTTTTCTTCAAGGCCTTGGATGTGGAATTCGCCAAAAGCAAACGGAACGATCAACCTCTCTCCATTGTGCATTTCACCATCGTGAATGCGCGCTCGTTGGCCAAGGAACTCGGCAAGACACCGGACTACATACACAGAACGTTTTCCGAGATTGTGGCCGGTGCCATCCGCACCACAGATATCTTCTCGCGGATAGACCAGAACAACTACACCCTTCTGCTGACAAACACGGACGAAATCGGAGCACAGGTTCTGGCGAGACGTCTGGATGCGCAGGTCATGTCCGTATTCCGCAAGATAAAGTCAACGATTCCGGACGCCATAGCCTTCGGGATATGCAGCACGGGCTTCGAGAAATGCAACTCTGCCATTGAAGTTTTCGACAAGGCGACCAAGGCATTGGATGCAGCAAAAGATTCCGAGCGCAACCGGATCATGAGTTGTACTGACGGAGACTGCGGCCCGAGTGTGACTGTCCACTAA
- a CDS encoding acyltransferase family protein: MKDRLYPLDLMRGVGIFLIIIYHCYKNIYIFSAQNSEVFRLLFFTTGFFVFISGFTAAVSGRDMLSCCDLGVWKVYIKKKIVRFLKLFVIVLFANIFFVVISMGGVGSVLDRVLSVFCLFYVDRWDVSYQVLASVGVSVLMCALYMYVYSLRSRVDLAFLVFVVLLCIVMDFFYGVVPYLWRFAFQGVLGCCVGVALRWSGVDRLELWIVIVSLFLSFVMLLLGSLFSYNLMFQNSVWFGFVSSVSFFITFYLFSVRFIGYEGVISKYMQHVGRSSLFYYIVQGVVIIIVAKLFRSDSDVVVVVSSVFVLFCCSSMYVLAERLRRVRSIDRMYRFIFC; encoded by the coding sequence GTGAAAGATAGGCTTTACCCTCTTGATTTGATGCGCGGTGTCGGTATTTTTTTAATTATTATATATCATTGTTATAAAAATATTTACATTTTTAGTGCGCAAAATTCTGAAGTTTTCAGATTGCTTTTCTTTACAACTGGTTTTTTTGTTTTTATTTCTGGGTTTACGGCTGCTGTTTCAGGTCGAGATATGTTGTCTTGTTGTGATTTGGGTGTTTGGAAGGTGTATATTAAGAAGAAGATTGTTAGATTTTTAAAGCTGTTTGTAATTGTTTTGTTTGCAAATATTTTTTTCGTTGTAATTTCTATGGGTGGTGTCGGTTCTGTTCTTGATAGAGTGTTGTCAGTTTTTTGTTTGTTTTATGTTGATAGATGGGATGTGTCTTATCAAGTGCTTGCTTCTGTTGGTGTGAGTGTTTTGATGTGTGCTTTGTATATGTATGTTTATAGTTTGAGAAGTAGGGTTGATTTGGCTTTTCTTGTTTTTGTTGTGTTATTGTGTATTGTTATGGATTTTTTTTATGGAGTAGTTCCATATCTTTGGAGGTTTGCGTTCCAAGGGGTGTTGGGATGTTGTGTTGGTGTTGCTCTTCGGTGGAGTGGTGTGGACAGGCTTGAGCTGTGGATTGTTATTGTGTCTTTGTTTTTGTCATTTGTAATGTTGTTGCTTGGTAGTCTATTTTCATATAATTTAATGTTTCAAAATAGTGTGTGGTTTGGTTTTGTATCCTCTGTGTCTTTTTTTATTACTTTTTACTTGTTTTCTGTTAGGTTTATAGGTTATGAGGGTGTTATTTCAAAATATATGCAGCATGTAGGTAGGTCGTCTTTGTTTTATTACATAGTTCAAGGTGTTGTTATAATTATTGTTGCAAAATTGTTTAGGTCTGATAGTGATGTGGTGGTTGTGGTGTCTTCTGTTTTTGTTTTGTTTTGTTGTTCTTCTATGTATGTGCTGGCAGAGCGATTGAGGCGTGTTCGTAGTATAGATCGTATGTACCGTTTTATTTTTTGTTGA